From a single Anaeromicrobium sediminis genomic region:
- a CDS encoding efflux RND transporter periplasmic adaptor subunit, protein MKKFLVLLLMISTLLLLVACSKAEGTTVKEKVKAVKVEKIQQSENSVFLSYIGTVDAKDIIKYSFKTSGKIGRVFVEKGDKVKEGDKLVQLDTQDLKFQVDAAKSTLDTAQFNIKKAKDSYIYDKDYFSKMKKLYDGATISKNEYDQIKLKMDMSETTYNQAKSQYEVAKTDYEYKLSLLDDSTIYATITGSVVDTLYKERELAPEGNPVAIVRSKEQIINIGIAQKDLKKIKLGTKAISHVDGEKVNGVITNIAEAPDEDTRTYKGEITVNEKHFKLGSIAQVELNVGMEKGVWIPIASIMSDGENYVYIVKENRVYKRTVQLGNINKDHVMINGVKDGEFLVVSGMKNLNDGLKVNITK, encoded by the coding sequence ATGAAAAAATTTTTAGTCCTATTACTTATGATTAGCACACTTTTATTACTAGTAGCATGTTCAAAAGCTGAAGGAACTACAGTAAAAGAAAAAGTAAAAGCAGTAAAAGTTGAAAAAATACAACAAAGTGAGAATTCTGTTTTCCTAAGTTATATTGGAACAGTAGATGCTAAAGACATTATAAAGTACAGCTTTAAAACGTCTGGAAAAATTGGAAGAGTTTTTGTTGAAAAGGGAGATAAGGTAAAAGAAGGAGATAAATTAGTTCAGCTTGATACACAAGATTTAAAATTCCAAGTAGATGCTGCAAAATCCACATTAGACACTGCACAATTTAATATAAAAAAGGCTAAAGATTCCTATATCTATGACAAAGATTATTTTAGTAAGATGAAAAAATTATATGATGGTGCAACCATATCTAAAAATGAATATGATCAAATAAAGTTAAAAATGGATATGTCAGAAACTACTTATAATCAAGCAAAATCTCAATATGAGGTAGCAAAGACAGATTATGAATATAAGTTAAGCTTACTTGATGATTCAACTATTTATGCAACAATAACAGGAAGTGTAGTAGACACTCTCTATAAAGAAAGAGAGCTTGCTCCTGAGGGAAATCCCGTTGCCATTGTTAGAAGTAAAGAACAGATCATAAACATAGGCATTGCTCAAAAGGATCTAAAGAAAATTAAACTTGGAACAAAAGCTATCAGCCATGTAGACGGAGAGAAAGTAAATGGAGTAATAACAAATATAGCTGAAGCTCCAGATGAGGATACAAGAACATACAAAGGTGAAATTACTGTAAATGAGAAGCACTTTAAATTAGGATCTATTGCACAGGTTGAGCTCAATGTGGGCATGGAAAAAGGTGTATGGATACCAATTGCATCTATTATGTCTGATGGAGAAAATTATGTATATATTGTAAAAGAAAATAGAGTTTATAAAAGAACCGTACAATTAGGTAATATTAATAAAGATCACGTTATGATTAATGGCGTAAAAGACGGAGAATTTTTAGTAGTAAGTGGAATGAAAAATTTAAATGACGGACTAAAGGTTAATATTACAAAATAG
- a CDS encoding helix-turn-helix domain-containing protein: MSNELLTSRKDLPIRLFVKRIINDIIHWHDGIEIIFVLKGSIHLSIGAETWWLKENDMVIHNIGETHRIHQTEEENQLLFLQIDTKFFKKYYPNINEYYFHCCSPENEEGNKEKFHILRKYIARIVFTINEYENSNEHQIQNLTKALLEYLVEHFDYIRASEIKNEMQIERYERIFEYVIKNYMNKISLQEIAKKEHISLYYLSHDIKEKSGYSFQEIITALRVDQAVKLLLGTDKKISQIALECGFSAPRYLNKYFTKYYNDTPIHFRKKNKREKAFEKHEELELSVAIENLTNYLHDYKGKKKYIKETKTIYLNTDSNGRSFHHTWKKDIYLGSAKKILMTNYQNYLKEMQTEIRFDCIKFSGLFEEMDAFHKDTDGNHIFYWNHIDEILNFFQKINIKPFISVHFVHLSNVHIDFFNRFLFHCIKEYGLKEIESWIFEVPNDKGYEEIIKVIQSISSKVKIKEEKIPDFNKNFLYDTIYMAPYIIHSAIHSKNPLDFIKAVDSIDFNKKINNPIFHGENGLMTINGLKKASYYAYYLLSRLGNEMIEKEKGYIITKKNNDFQILLYDYEENKKKHIEEKFEKHSFFRIKDEKEIFLYIRNLMGKYKITRYELNEKHGSIFDHWTAMGQPKELSQKEEKFLNRIVFPKVTFDCTEKSNKDLSIKLKPHGVTLITLEKLYE, from the coding sequence ATGAGTAATGAATTATTAACCTCTCGCAAAGACCTTCCTATTCGACTATTCGTAAAACGTATAATAAATGATATCATTCATTGGCATGATGGAATAGAAATAATCTTTGTATTAAAGGGTTCTATTCATCTTAGTATAGGTGCAGAAACATGGTGGCTAAAGGAAAATGATATGGTTATTCACAACATAGGTGAAACACATAGGATCCATCAAACAGAAGAAGAAAACCAGCTTTTATTTTTGCAAATAGATACTAAATTCTTCAAAAAATATTATCCTAATATAAATGAGTATTATTTTCATTGCTGCTCTCCTGAAAATGAAGAAGGCAATAAAGAAAAGTTTCATATTTTACGTAAATATATAGCACGAATAGTATTTACAATAAATGAATACGAGAACAGCAATGAACATCAAATTCAGAATTTAACAAAAGCATTATTAGAGTATTTAGTTGAGCATTTTGATTATATACGTGCTAGTGAGATAAAAAATGAAATGCAAATAGAAAGATATGAACGAATTTTTGAGTATGTAATAAAAAATTATATGAATAAAATAAGCTTGCAGGAAATTGCTAAAAAGGAGCATATAAGCTTATATTATTTATCTCATGATATTAAGGAAAAATCAGGTTATAGCTTTCAAGAAATCATAACTGCACTTAGAGTAGACCAAGCTGTAAAGTTATTATTAGGTACAGATAAGAAAATTTCTCAAATTGCTTTAGAATGTGGATTTTCTGCACCAAGGTACTTAAATAAGTACTTTACAAAGTACTATAATGATACGCCTATACATTTTAGGAAAAAGAATAAAAGAGAGAAAGCTTTTGAAAAACATGAAGAATTAGAGTTATCAGTGGCAATAGAAAATTTAACTAACTATCTACATGACTACAAAGGCAAAAAAAAATATATAAAAGAGACTAAAACTATTTACCTTAATACGGATTCAAACGGAAGAAGTTTTCATCACACATGGAAAAAAGATATTTATTTAGGTAGTGCGAAAAAAATCCTTATGACTAATTATCAAAATTATCTAAAAGAAATGCAGACAGAAATTCGTTTTGATTGTATAAAGTTTTCTGGATTATTTGAAGAAATGGATGCTTTTCACAAGGATACAGATGGAAATCATATTTTTTATTGGAATCATATTGATGAAATTTTAAATTTCTTTCAGAAAATAAATATAAAACCCTTTATAAGTGTGCATTTTGTCCATTTATCTAATGTACATATTGATTTTTTTAATAGATTTCTTTTCCATTGTATAAAAGAATATGGTTTAAAAGAAATAGAAAGTTGGATATTTGAAGTTCCTAATGATAAAGGCTATGAAGAGATTATCAAAGTAATTCAATCCATTTCTTCTAAAGTAAAAATAAAAGAGGAGAAAATACCTGATTTTAACAAAAACTTTCTATATGATACGATTTATATGGCTCCCTATATTATACATAGTGCCATACATTCAAAAAATCCATTAGATTTTATCAAAGCTGTAGATAGTATAGATTTTAATAAAAAAATAAATAATCCTATTTTCCATGGCGAAAACGGACTTATGACTATTAATGGACTGAAAAAAGCTTCCTACTACGCCTATTACTTACTATCACGTTTAGGAAATGAAATGATAGAAAAAGAAAAAGGGTATATTATTACTAAAAAAAATAATGATTTTCAAATTCTTTTATATGATTATGAGGAAAATAAGAAGAAACATATAGAAGAAAAGTTTGAAAAACATTCTTTTTTCAGAATAAAAGACGAAAAAGAAATATTTCTATATATAAGAAATTTAATGGGAAAGTATAAGATTACAAGATATGAATTAAACGAGAAACATGGATCCATATTTGACCATTGGACAGCTATGGGTCAGCCAAAAGAATTATCTCAAAAGGAAGAAAAATTCCTAAATAGAATTGTTTTTCCAAAGGTGACCTTTGACTGTACAGAAAAAAGCAATAAGGATTTATCTATTAAATTAAAACCTCACGGCGTCACCCTAATTACATTAGAAAAATTATATGAATAA
- a CDS encoding efflux RND transporter permease subunit, with product MSSLIKVLIQKRRVTLFLSVIIAVMGALSYHLLPRQESPDVAAPYAMVVTPYPGASPKDVNDLVSKKIEDKLAQLEGCKETESISNDSVSIVVISFFNGTNNDKAMQDVRNAVADVSSELPKGCLPSEVNTDLVKTAGIIISLSGEKYSYEQLASFGKQFKDKLMDIDGISKFTIEGELKKQLKVKIDMAKMNQLGISFEDIYNILRSQNIEIPSGSIKTESGKIKVKTSGIYTSLQDVKDTIIGISPQTGVVTKLSDIAHIVMENPEDVQKYKQNGKNAVLLTGFFQKGKNVVIIGKDVRKAIDNVKSTLPEDLIVEEVVYQPDSVSKSTNDFMINLVEGIILVIIVVFLGMGMRNAVVVSAAIPMSILMTFIVMYAMKIYIHQMSLTALIVALGVLVDNAIVISDTIQVRIDGGEERIEASFKGTSMSAVPIFTATLTTVAAFSPLLGIPGAAGDFLKSIPQVLIISIIAAYIVSMFITPAMATIFFKKSNKKNEKEGWLRVFFKNLLVIGLKRKITVTSVTFITLILVIQFVMPVLPQEFFPFADKNILYIDITSEKSGDIETTEKLTDQVVNLLSKEKEITSYTVSIGTGMPKFYVTLNPPTPSNDFAQMVCKFDLGDEKDRKFNTNSELSSHIQTLLDENIPSGNFSVQLLALAEPGAKIRLNVSGESVERIKEVSDLIRNEIKKIEGTTNVRHNMNDKTLQYLVKIDGNKATNLGISKYDIQRQVNIALYGAEASVYRKDGKEYDILVKSPMNKIEDLENLQIKSSITGKKVPIKQYGQVTYESKLDQVNRFKRKLTIQIKSDVLPGYNSSEIANIIETELLPKLDISGVNIQFKGEREDIADTFGNVILLAGLAIFLIYVILFIQFDSFIQPIVIMMTVPLSLIGCIIGLYLFNQPLSLTAFLGIIALIGLVVKNGILLIEYINDARKGGYDIDHACIDSVDKRFNAIVLSAATTIMGLVPLALSGSSLFAPMAVSLMAGLIVSTFLTMVVIPVIYSLIETFLEKVNNRRKEASL from the coding sequence ATGAGTAGTTTAATAAAAGTATTAATCCAGAAAAGAAGAGTTACACTGTTTTTATCTGTTATCATTGCTGTTATGGGAGCTTTGTCATATCACTTGTTGCCAAGACAAGAGAGCCCAGATGTGGCTGCTCCCTATGCAATGGTTGTAACTCCTTATCCTGGAGCATCTCCAAAAGATGTGAATGATTTAGTAAGTAAAAAAATAGAAGATAAACTGGCACAGCTTGAAGGGTGTAAAGAAACCGAGAGTATATCTAACGATAGCGTATCTATTGTAGTGATATCTTTTTTTAATGGTACAAATAATGACAAAGCAATGCAAGATGTTAGAAATGCAGTTGCTGACGTAAGTAGTGAATTGCCAAAGGGATGCTTACCTAGTGAGGTTAATACGGATTTGGTGAAAACAGCTGGAATCATTATCAGCTTATCGGGAGAAAAATATTCTTATGAACAGCTTGCATCCTTCGGAAAACAATTTAAAGATAAACTAATGGATATTGACGGAATATCAAAGTTTACAATAGAAGGTGAATTAAAAAAACAATTAAAAGTAAAGATAGATATGGCTAAAATGAATCAATTAGGTATATCCTTTGAGGATATATATAATATCCTCCGAAGCCAAAATATTGAAATTCCGTCAGGAAGCATAAAAACAGAAAGCGGAAAGATAAAAGTAAAAACCTCTGGAATTTATACATCCTTACAAGATGTAAAAGATACAATCATAGGTATATCTCCTCAAACGGGAGTTGTAACAAAACTATCTGATATAGCACATATAGTTATGGAAAACCCAGAAGATGTTCAAAAGTATAAGCAAAATGGGAAAAATGCCGTATTGCTTACAGGATTTTTTCAAAAGGGTAAGAATGTGGTCATCATTGGAAAAGATGTACGAAAGGCTATTGATAATGTAAAATCCACCCTTCCTGAAGATCTCATTGTAGAGGAAGTCGTTTATCAGCCTGATTCTGTAAGTAAATCAACCAATGATTTCATGATAAATCTTGTTGAAGGGATTATACTTGTAATTATTGTAGTATTTTTAGGAATGGGTATGAGGAATGCAGTAGTTGTTTCAGCCGCTATTCCCATGTCTATACTCATGACTTTCATAGTTATGTATGCAATGAAAATATATATACATCAAATGTCTTTGACAGCCCTTATTGTTGCGTTGGGAGTTTTAGTTGATAATGCCATTGTTATTAGTGACACCATTCAGGTAAGAATTGATGGAGGAGAAGAAAGAATAGAAGCTTCTTTTAAAGGAACCAGTATGTCAGCCGTACCAATATTTACAGCAACCCTTACGACTGTAGCTGCCTTTTCTCCCCTTTTAGGAATACCAGGAGCTGCTGGAGATTTTTTAAAGTCGATTCCTCAGGTATTGATTATTTCTATCATTGCAGCATACATTGTTTCAATGTTTATAACACCAGCGATGGCTACTATATTCTTTAAAAAGAGCAATAAGAAAAATGAAAAGGAGGGTTGGCTTAGAGTATTTTTCAAAAATTTATTGGTAATTGGATTGAAGAGAAAAATTACAGTTACTTCTGTTACATTTATTACATTAATCTTAGTTATACAGTTTGTTATGCCTGTACTACCCCAAGAATTTTTTCCATTTGCCGATAAAAATATACTTTATATAGATATTACCTCAGAAAAATCAGGGGATATTGAGACGACAGAAAAATTAACTGACCAAGTAGTAAATCTTTTATCAAAGGAAAAGGAGATTACTAGTTATACAGTTTCCATAGGAACGGGTATGCCAAAATTTTATGTAACCTTAAATCCTCCTACGCCATCAAATGATTTTGCTCAAATGGTATGTAAATTTGATTTAGGAGATGAGAAAGATAGAAAATTTAATACTAATAGTGAGTTGTCAAGTCATATACAAACTCTTTTAGATGAAAATATTCCTAGTGGTAATTTCAGTGTACAATTATTGGCACTTGCTGAACCAGGAGCTAAAATAAGATTAAATGTTTCAGGAGAAAGTGTAGAGAGAATCAAAGAAGTATCAGATTTAATAAGAAATGAAATCAAAAAGATTGAGGGAACAACAAATGTACGCCATAATATGAACGATAAAACTTTACAATATCTTGTAAAAATAGATGGTAATAAAGCTACTAATTTAGGCATTTCAAAGTATGATATTCAAAGACAAGTGAATATTGCATTATATGGTGCAGAGGCATCTGTTTATAGAAAAGATGGTAAAGAATATGATATTTTAGTAAAAAGTCCAATGAATAAGATTGAAGACCTTGAAAATCTGCAAATTAAATCTTCAATTACTGGTAAGAAAGTACCAATTAAACAATATGGCCAGGTTACATATGAATCAAAATTGGATCAGGTAAATCGATTTAAAAGAAAATTAACAATACAAATTAAGAGTGATGTGCTACCAGGGTATAATTCATCTGAAATAGCAAATATTATTGAAACTGAACTTTTACCTAAATTGGATATCTCAGGAGTAAATATTCAATTTAAAGGCGAAAGAGAAGATATTGCAGATACTTTTGGAAATGTTATTCTATTGGCAGGTCTAGCCATATTCCTTATTTATGTAATTCTCTTCATTCAATTTGATTCGTTTATTCAGCCTATTGTTATTATGATGACAGTACCCTTGTCATTAATAGGTTGTATAATTGGCCTATATTTATTTAATCAACCACTGTCCCTAACAGCCTTCTTAGGAATTATTGCTTTAATTGGGCTAGTTGTTAAAAATGGTATATTATTGATAGAATATATTAATGATGCAAGAAAAGGAGGATATGATATAGATCATGCTTGTATTGATTCTGTTGACAAAAGATTTAATGCCATTGTCCTTAGTGCAGCTACTACAATTATGGGCCTTGTACCATTAGCACTCTCAGGTAGTAGTTTATTTGCACCCATGGCAGTATCTCTCATGGCAGGATTGATTGTATCAACCTTTTTAACAATGGTTGTAATCCCTGTTATATATAGTTTAATTGAAACATTTTTAGAAAAAGTTAATAATAGGAGAAAAGAAGCTTCATTATAA
- a CDS encoding DUF7910 domain-containing protein — protein MKCRKRFINLLPFIVTAFIMIAGLSAVTTDVYASSGDIKIVGIKAYNGKYLGTEKSGKVEADRRKVERWETFELISLGNNKIAIRGYNGKYLCAEGGGGKDVVFNRDQIREWETFQLVYVSHGKYALKTYKGKYVCAENGGGGKVVANRDKVGKWETFEFVKSEFELPDFEFEDEIALMAENGKYLTAEDGGGEEIIASSSRINSWQKFELIQSRDNKVALKVHNGKYVDVEDKKSGEIEADSSRIDDSTKFQIVYLGNNKIALKGYNGKFLGIEDDDNELMANYDKISRWSTFKLVNISDKDYNYEEFNLRAESSYNGISFRWNDLDESRVIGYNLYRGTSRGRKSSTPITDFPIDGTSYTDKNVEDDTTYYYIMKAVFKDGSLSKSSNEVKVRSEWTNNKNNKIILKVGSKYMTVDGKRREIDPRRGTKMIIKNGRTFLPIRAFIESIGGRVYWDGNRKEVKILVDDMDIRLWIGSKTAKINGRKKYNDVAPYISDSSRTMIPLRFIVENLGCDVKWDGPTQTVEIEVD, from the coding sequence ATGAAGTGTAGAAAAAGATTTATTAATCTATTGCCATTTATCGTAACTGCTTTTATTATGATAGCAGGATTAAGTGCTGTGACTACTGATGTTTATGCATCCTCAGGGGACATTAAAATAGTAGGAATAAAAGCATATAATGGAAAATATCTGGGAACAGAAAAGAGTGGAAAGGTAGAGGCGGATAGAAGGAAAGTTGAAAGGTGGGAGACCTTTGAGCTAATTTCTTTGGGCAATAATAAAATTGCAATAAGGGGATATAATGGGAAATATTTATGTGCAGAAGGTGGCGGAGGAAAGGATGTAGTTTTTAACCGAGATCAGATTAGAGAATGGGAGACCTTTCAATTAGTCTATGTAAGTCATGGGAAATATGCATTAAAGACATATAAGGGTAAATATGTATGTGCTGAAAATGGAGGCGGAGGAAAAGTAGTAGCAAATCGTGATAAGGTTGGAAAATGGGAGACCTTTGAATTTGTAAAAAGTGAGTTTGAACTACCCGACTTTGAATTTGAAGATGAAATAGCATTAATGGCTGAAAATGGGAAATATTTAACTGCAGAAGATGGCGGTGGAGAAGAAATCATCGCAAGTAGCAGCAGAATTAATAGTTGGCAGAAGTTTGAATTGATTCAGTCAAGAGATAATAAAGTAGCATTGAAAGTGCACAATGGAAAATATGTGGACGTTGAAGATAAAAAATCAGGCGAAATTGAAGCGGACAGCAGCAGAATTGATGATTCAACTAAGTTTCAAATTGTTTACTTAGGAAACAATAAGATAGCTCTTAAAGGATATAATGGAAAGTTCTTAGGTATTGAAGATGATGATAATGAGCTTATGGCCAATTATGATAAAATAAGCAGATGGTCTACCTTTAAATTAGTTAATATTTCAGATAAAGATTATAATTATGAAGAATTTAACTTAAGGGCAGAATCCAGTTATAATGGTATAAGTTTTCGTTGGAATGATTTAGATGAATCAAGAGTAATAGGATATAACCTCTATAGAGGAACTAGTAGGGGAAGGAAATCCAGTACTCCTATTACGGATTTTCCAATAGATGGTACATCCTACACTGATAAAAATGTAGAAGATGACACTACTTATTATTATATAATGAAAGCAGTTTTTAAAGATGGTTCCTTAAGCAAATCTTCAAATGAGGTGAAAGTAAGATCAGAATGGACAAATAATAAAAATAATAAAATAATACTTAAAGTAGGAAGTAAGTACATGACAGTGGATGGTAAGAGAAGAGAAATAGATCCTAGAAGAGGCACTAAAATGATTATTAAAAATGGAAGAACATTCCTACCTATAAGAGCATTTATAGAATCCATTGGTGGTAGAGTTTACTGGGATGGAAATAGGAAGGAAGTTAAAATTTTAGTAGATGATATGGACATTAGGCTTTGGATTGGTAGCAAAACGGCAAAGATTAATGGTAGGAAAAAATATAATGATGTGGCTCCATATATATCAGATTCTTCTAGAACCATGATTCCTCTAAGATTTATTGTTGAAAATTTAGGCTGTGATGTAAAATGGGATGGACCAACCCAGACGGTAGAAATAGAAGTTGATTAA
- a CDS encoding YfcC family protein has product MANSITSNKNKKKFKIPNTYTLIMLFVIIAVLLTYIIPAGQYEMVKDDVTGKTLIDPNSFHFVEKNPVGIMGFLLSITNGMTGAASIIFLVFLVGGYFQIVNDTGAIDSAINLSINKLKDKALLVIPIIMALMSVLGALGIIVNAAIAFIPIGVALAKKLKLDPVVGISIMYLGAYSGFTSSPMGPFNTVLGQTIAGIPIMSGFGFRSIVWAAIFLVTLWYTISYSKKLQKDINDSVLDKIEWSDKEGAEDEPSEFNFRHGLILLVLTAGFALYAYGSFKLKWKLNYLSAIMLAVALISGFIGKMHPDDMAKSFISGCKSMVYGALVIGFAKAITIVLTDGKVIHSIIYYMSMPLSKVPPTISSILMFYINLIFNFFVPSGSGQAMVVMPLMAPMADVVNVTRQVAVSAYQYGDGFSNTIIPTSGVLMATLGVAKVPYEKWVKFMLPLFGLWVLIGTLAVAIGTMIGWS; this is encoded by the coding sequence ATGGCGAATTCCATTACTTCAAACAAAAATAAGAAAAAGTTTAAGATTCCAAATACATATACATTGATTATGTTATTTGTTATAATTGCAGTTCTTTTAACTTATATTATACCTGCTGGCCAATATGAAATGGTTAAAGATGACGTAACAGGAAAGACTTTAATTGATCCTAATTCATTCCACTTTGTTGAAAAAAATCCAGTAGGAATAATGGGCTTTTTACTATCAATAACAAATGGTATGACAGGTGCGGCGTCAATAATATTTTTAGTATTTTTAGTAGGAGGATATTTTCAGATTGTAAATGATACGGGAGCTATTGATTCTGCTATAAACTTATCTATTAATAAATTAAAGGATAAAGCTCTTTTGGTTATTCCTATCATTATGGCTCTAATGTCTGTACTAGGGGCATTAGGTATAATAGTAAATGCAGCCATTGCATTTATACCAATTGGAGTAGCATTAGCTAAAAAGTTAAAATTAGATCCAGTTGTTGGAATATCTATTATGTATCTTGGTGCCTATTCAGGCTTCACATCTAGCCCTATGGGTCCATTTAATACTGTATTAGGTCAAACAATTGCAGGTATCCCTATAATGTCTGGATTTGGATTTAGATCTATAGTGTGGGCTGCAATTTTCTTAGTAACACTATGGTATACAATTTCTTATTCCAAAAAGCTTCAAAAGGATATTAATGATAGTGTATTAGATAAAATAGAATGGTCTGATAAAGAAGGCGCAGAAGATGAACCTAGTGAGTTTAACTTTAGACATGGTTTGATTTTATTAGTTTTAACAGCTGGATTTGCACTTTATGCATATGGATCATTTAAACTAAAATGGAAACTTAATTATCTAAGTGCTATTATGCTAGCAGTTGCATTAATAAGTGGATTTATAGGAAAGATGCATCCAGATGATATGGCAAAATCTTTTATATCTGGATGTAAAAGCATGGTTTATGGAGCACTAGTTATTGGTTTTGCTAAGGCAATTACAATAGTTTTAACGGATGGAAAGGTAATACATTCAATCATTTATTATATGTCCATGCCATTATCTAAGGTACCGCCTACCATTTCTAGTATACTAATGTTTTATATAAACTTAATTTTCAACTTCTTTGTTCCATCTGGTTCAGGGCAAGCAATGGTTGTTATGCCTTTAATGGCACCTATGGCCGATGTGGTTAATGTAACTAGACAGGTTGCAGTTTCTGCATATCAATATGGAGACGGATTTTCAAATACCATAATTCCTACGTCAGGAGTTTTAATGGCTACATTAGGTGTAGCAAAAGTTCCCTATGAAAAATGGGTAAAATTTATGTTACCATTATTTGGCCTTTGGGTGTTAATAGGTACTTTAGCAGTTGCAATTGGTACAATGATTGGATGGTCGTAA
- a CDS encoding DEAD/DEAH box helicase, with protein sequence MMNNIGFNKYGINKEIIRALNVLGYEKPMEVQSKVIPLVLEGKDLIVKSQTGSGKTGAFAIPLCEKIELETNKPQALVLTPTRELAVQVSDEITNIGKFKKIRSVKVYGKQPIQMQIRQLKQRVHVVVGTPGRISDHIKRKTIKLEDLKYLVIDEADELLNRGFIDQVEDIIKKLPHDRKTLLFSATMPEKIREICSKYMISPEQIQIESKNPTTKKIKQAFYEVEERDKVSLLKNIINEEEPESCIIFCNTRQGVEKLTNKLKRQGYYCEALHGGMHQNIRLRTISKFKMGQFNFLVATDLAGRGIHVDSLSLVINYNVPFENEAYVHRIGRTGRVEEKGIAISLVSSNEEERFNELKEYLNYEIPKGKMNNKKPKVMNEKLKKKPKIQRDVAENFNKDITRIRINVGSKKKIRSGDILGALTNIKGVSGEDIGIIDIQDTCSYIEIFNKKGDMIWKALQNNKIKGKNISAKKIRIRRSTNRF encoded by the coding sequence ATGATGAATAATATAGGATTTAACAAATATGGAATTAACAAAGAAATAATAAGGGCATTAAATGTACTAGGATATGAAAAACCTATGGAAGTTCAATCTAAAGTAATTCCCCTAGTACTTGAAGGAAAAGATTTAATAGTAAAATCTCAAACGGGTAGTGGAAAAACAGGAGCCTTTGCCATCCCCCTTTGTGAGAAAATTGAACTTGAGACTAATAAACCTCAGGCACTAGTTTTAACACCTACTAGGGAGTTGGCAGTGCAAGTTAGTGATGAAATTACTAATATAGGAAAGTTTAAAAAAATTAGAAGTGTGAAAGTATATGGAAAACAACCTATACAAATGCAAATAAGACAATTAAAACAAAGGGTTCATGTGGTAGTGGGAACTCCTGGAAGAATTAGTGATCATATAAAGAGAAAAACTATTAAACTAGAAGATTTAAAATATCTAGTTATAGACGAAGCAGATGAACTTTTAAACAGAGGTTTCATAGACCAAGTGGAAGATATTATAAAAAAGCTTCCCCATGATAGAAAAACCTTACTTTTTTCTGCAACTATGCCTGAAAAAATAAGGGAAATATGCTCAAAATATATGATAAGCCCAGAACAAATCCAGATAGAATCGAAAAATCCAACTACTAAAAAGATTAAACAGGCCTTTTATGAAGTAGAAGAGAGGGATAAAGTTTCACTACTGAAGAATATTATAAATGAAGAGGAACCAGAAAGTTGTATTATATTTTGTAATACGAGACAAGGGGTTGAAAAGTTAACTAACAAATTAAAAAGACAGGGATATTATTGTGAAGCACTCCATGGAGGCATGCATCAGAATATTAGACTTAGGACCATATCTAAGTTTAAGATGGGACAATTTAATTTTTTAGTAGCTACAGATCTGGCAGGTAGAGGAATTCACGTGGATAGTTTATCCCTAGTTATTAACTATAATGTGCCCTTTGAAAATGAAGCCTATGTACATAGAATAGGAAGAACTGGACGAGTAGAGGAAAAGGGCATAGCCATATCATTAGTATCATCTAATGAGGAAGAGAGATTTAATGAACTTAAAGAGTATTTAAACTATGAAATACCAAAGGGAAAGATGAACAATAAAAAGCCTAAAGTAATGAACGAGAAGTTAAAGAAAAAGCCTAAAATCCAAAGGGATGTGGCAGAAAACTTTAATAAGGATATTACAAGGATACGTATAAATGTAGGAAGTAAGAAAAAAATTAGATCAGGAGATATATTAGGAGCCCTTACTAATATTAAGGGAGTAAGTGGAGAAGACATTGGTATTATTGATATTCAAGATACCTGTTCATATATAGAAATATTCAACAAAAAAGGGGATATGATCTGGAAGGCACTCCAAAATAATAAAATAAAAGGAAAGAATATAAGTGCTAAAAAGATTAGAATTAGACGTAGCACAAATAGATTTTAG